In the Planctomycetota bacterium genome, one interval contains:
- a CDS encoding DHH family phosphoesterase — MGAFVENLVESVEDAAKATADAQRDRPVASDLIKALAGKRNILITGHRNPDPDALGASAALQHLLSERLPDLPRSGGRPQLVVSHTGITPGGVNAPFVENAPLNLAPWDDARLSESDGADAYDAVILVDAQPSFPGSPLPSGVVPTAIVDHHSARGRRPSAPFVDIRPDVGATTSIVFSYMMELDVDPDPALAAMMLHAIETDLAGAAGQPDGLDNAALAALTVRADTRQLYRMRHVELPQHYFVGYADALADARLYGRVLVSNLGKIRYTEKPAVIADFLLRFAGADYAVVTALFGDDGDGHPERLVLSVRAGRLDLSAGEMLRRAMADFGEGGGHRTKAGGFVLFDNGSQTEIERVRLQLRRRILESLRIDPAVRGKRLLELQED, encoded by the coding sequence TTGGGCGCGTTTGTCGAAAACCTCGTCGAGTCGGTCGAAGACGCCGCCAAAGCGACCGCCGATGCGCAGCGGGATCGGCCGGTTGCCAGCGACCTCATCAAAGCCCTCGCCGGCAAGCGGAACATCCTGATCACCGGCCATCGGAATCCCGATCCGGACGCACTGGGCGCCTCAGCCGCCCTGCAGCATTTGCTGAGCGAGCGTCTGCCAGATCTGCCCCGCAGCGGTGGTCGGCCGCAACTGGTCGTGTCGCACACCGGCATCACGCCCGGCGGTGTGAATGCGCCGTTTGTCGAGAACGCTCCGTTGAATCTGGCCCCTTGGGACGACGCCCGCCTGAGCGAAAGCGACGGTGCTGATGCGTACGACGCAGTTATTCTGGTCGATGCGCAGCCGTCGTTTCCCGGCTCGCCGTTGCCCAGCGGCGTCGTGCCGACCGCAATCGTGGATCACCACAGTGCCCGCGGCCGACGGCCGAGTGCGCCGTTTGTCGACATTCGGCCGGACGTCGGTGCGACGACCAGCATCGTCTTCAGCTACATGATGGAGCTCGACGTCGACCCGGACCCGGCACTGGCGGCGATGATGTTGCACGCGATCGAGACCGACCTCGCCGGTGCGGCCGGCCAGCCGGACGGGCTGGACAACGCGGCGTTGGCTGCGCTGACGGTTCGGGCCGACACGCGGCAGCTGTATCGCATGCGGCACGTCGAACTGCCGCAGCACTACTTCGTCGGCTACGCCGATGCGCTGGCGGACGCCCGTCTGTACGGCCGGGTGCTGGTGTCGAACCTCGGCAAGATCCGCTACACGGAAAAGCCTGCGGTGATTGCGGACTTTCTGCTCCGTTTCGCAGGCGCCGACTATGCGGTGGTGACGGCGCTGTTCGGCGATGACGGCGACGGGCATCCGGAGCGGCTCGTCCTGAGCGTGCGTGCCGGCCGGCTCGATCTCTCGGCCGGCGAAATGCTTCGGCGTGCGATGGCCGACTTCGGCGAGGGTGGTGGGCACCGAACCAAAGCCGGCGGCTTTGTGCTGTTTGACAACGGCTCGCAGACGGAGATCGAGCGCGTGCGCCTGCAGCTGCGTCGACGGATTCTGGAATCGCTCCGGATCGATCCTGCGGTTCGCGGGAAGCGACTGTTGGAGTTGCAGGAGGATTGA
- a CDS encoding rhodanese-like domain-containing protein, with translation MHDPHDADWEISVQQLDELLKAGADFDLIDCRGADERALTSIEPSRLVPLPQFETLYEDAFAGREDRRTIVYCRAGVRSLDFARRLRARGVADVKSVAGGINRWNQTFGDGPQY, from the coding sequence ATGCACGACCCGCACGATGCCGACTGGGAAATCAGCGTTCAGCAACTCGACGAGTTGCTCAAAGCCGGCGCGGACTTCGACCTGATCGACTGTCGTGGGGCGGACGAGCGTGCACTGACGAGCATCGAGCCGTCCCGACTGGTGCCGCTGCCGCAGTTTGAGACGCTCTACGAAGACGCGTTCGCCGGTCGCGAAGACCGACGAACGATCGTCTATTGCAGAGCGGGCGTCCGCTCGTTGGATTTTGCAAGGCGGCTCAGAGCCCGCGGCGTCGCGGATGTGAAGAGCGTGGCAGGCGGAATCAACCGCTGGAACCAGACTTTCGGCGACGGACCGCAGTACTAA